A single window of Corvus hawaiiensis isolate bCorHaw1 chromosome 22, bCorHaw1.pri.cur, whole genome shotgun sequence DNA harbors:
- the LOC125337094 gene encoding rap1 GTPase-activating protein 1 isoform X2, whose amino-acid sequence MAQQRHAIPPPLKTEEDYIPYPSVHEVLGREGPFPLILLPQFGGYWIEGTNHQLSGAPDSPPTPVPGARAKLEGNHTAKIYRKHFLGKEHFNYYSLDPALGHLVFSLKYDEQEHLHLLLRTRARTLHDVVPISCLAEFPNVVQMAKLVCEDINVDRFYPVLYPKASRLILAFDEHVLSNHFKFGVIYQKLGQTSEEELFGTTEESPAFTEFLDVLGQRVQLRDFKGFRGGLDVTHGQTGSESVYCHFRDKEIMFHVSTKLPYTEGDAQQLQRKRHIGNDIVAIVFQDENTPFVPDMIASNFLHAFVVVQLEQGGTQGTLYKVSVTARDDVPFFGPPLPDPAVFRKGPEFQEFLLTKLINAEYACYRAEKFAKLEERTRAALLETLHEELQARSQAMLGLGPDDERPDNGGAAPGFFESFKSLLVPGSRRGRRGSAIGLGSVEEALLVPGKSPSRRRPGPLGSRRSSAIGIESIQEAPAGRDGPAAPDGSSSTHSSPESRRNPDRAEKPEPPDFSRSSSSASSFGSAAEEPGEPGRESRSPSGSHRDAFTDTPWPDDPPGTPPGCRPPDPFCPEIKIQLEQPPHNPGS is encoded by the exons atggCCCAGCAGCGCCATGCCATCCCCCCACCACTCAAG ACGGAGGAGGACTACATCCCCTACCCCAGTGTGCATGAG GTGCTGGGCCGGGAGGGGCCGTTCCCCCTCATCCTCCTGCCACAGTTCGGGGGTTACTGGATCGAGGGCACCAACCACCAGCTGAGCGGGGCCCCTGACTCGCCCCCCACCCCGGTACCCGGCGCCCGGGCAAAGCTGGAGGGCAACCACACAGCCAAGATCTACCGCAAGCACTTCCTGGGCAAG GAGCACTTCAACTACTACTCCCTGGACCCGGCGCTGGGACACCTCGTCTTCTCCCTCAAGTACGACGAGCAGGAGCACCTCCACCTGCTGCTGCG CACCCGTGCCCGCACCCTGCACGATGTGGTGCCCATCTCCTGCCTGGCCGAGTTCCCCAACGTGGTGCAGATGGCCAAG CTGGTGTGCGAGGACATCAACGTGGATCGCTTCTACCCCGTGCTCTACCCCAAG GCATCCCGCCTCATCCTCGCCTTTGATGAGCACGTGCTCAGCAACCACTTCAAATTTGGGGTCATCTACCAAAAACTGGGGCAG ACCTCTGAGGAGGAGCTTTTCGGCACCACGGAGGAGAGCCCGGCCTTCACCGAATTCCTCGACGTTCTGGGTCAGCGGGTGCAGCTGCGGGACTTCAAGGG GTTCCGAGGGGGGCTGGATGTGACCCACGGGCAGACAGGCAGCGAGTCAGTCTACTGCCACTTCCGTGACAAGGAGATCATGTTCCACGTCTCCACCAAACTGCCCTACACCGAGGGGGACGCCCAGCAG CTGCAGCGGAAGCGTCACATTGGCAACGACATCGTGGCCATCGTCTTCCAGGACGAGAACACACCGTTTGTCCCCGACATGATCGCCTCCAACTTCCTCCACGCCTTTGTGgtggtgcagctggagcaggggggcACCCAGGGCACCCTCTACAAG GTCTCTGTCACCGCCCGTGACGACGTCCCCTTCTTCGGCCCGCCGCTGCCCGACCCCGCCGTCTTCAGGAAG GGCCCCGAGTTCCAGGAGTTCCTGCTGACGAAGCTCATCAACGCCGAGTACGCCTGTTACCGCGCCGAGAAGTTCGCCAAGCTGGAG GAGCGGAcgcgggcggcgctgctggAGACGCTGCACGAGGAGCTGCAGGCGCGCAGCCAGGCCATGCTGGGACTCGGCCCCGACGACGAACGCCCCGACAACGGCGGCGCCGCCCCGGGCTTCTTCGAGTCCTTCAAG TCGCTGCTGGTGCCCGGGAGCCGCCGGGGACGCCGTGGCAGCGCCATCGGGCTGGGCTCGGTGGAAGAG GCGCTGCTGGTGCCCGGGAAGAGCCCGTCGCGGCGGCGGCCCGGCCCCCTCGGCTCCCGCCGCTCCAGCGCCATCGGCATCGAGAGCATCCAGGAGGCACCGGCCGGCAG GGACGGTCCCGCAGCCCCCGACGGCTCCAGCTCCACACACAGTTCCCCCGAGAGCCGCCGGAACCCCGACAG GGCCGAGAAGCCGGAGCCGCCGGATttctcccgctcctcctccagCGCCAGCAGCTTCGGCAGCGCCGCAGAGGAGCCCGGCGAGCCGGGACGG GAGAGCCGCTCGCCCTCGGGGAGCCACCGCGACGCCTTCACTGACACCCCCTGGCCGGATGACCCCCCCGGGACACCCCCAG GCTGCCGCCCGCCTGACCCCTTCTGCCCCGAGATCaaaatccagctggagcagccccccCATAACCCG GGCTCATAG
- the LOC125337094 gene encoding rap1 GTPase-activating protein 1 isoform X1, giving the protein MAQQRHAIPPPLKTEEDYIPYPSVHEVLGREGPFPLILLPQFGGYWIEGTNHQLSGAPDSPPTPVPGARAKLEGNHTAKIYRKHFLGKEHFNYYSLDPALGHLVFSLKYDEQEHLHLLLRTRARTLHDVVPISCLAEFPNVVQMAKLVCEDINVDRFYPVLYPKASRLILAFDEHVLSNHFKFGVIYQKLGQTSEEELFGTTEESPAFTEFLDVLGQRVQLRDFKGFRGGLDVTHGQTGSESVYCHFRDKEIMFHVSTKLPYTEGDAQQLQRKRHIGNDIVAIVFQDENTPFVPDMIASNFLHAFVVVQLEQGGTQGTLYKVSVTARDDVPFFGPPLPDPAVFRKGPEFQEFLLTKLINAEYACYRAEKFAKLEERTRAALLETLHEELQARSQAMLGLGPDDERPDNGGAAPGFFESFKSLLVPGSRRGRRGSAIGLGSVEEVGTSLSPLGVPPVPGVPPVNGAPQALLVPGKSPSRRRPGPLGSRRSSAIGIESIQEAPAGRDGPAAPDGSSSTHSSPESRRNPDRAEKPEPPDFSRSSSSASSFGSAAEEPGEPGRESRSPSGSHRDAFTDTPWPDDPPGTPPGCRPPDPFCPEIKIQLEQPPHNPGS; this is encoded by the exons atggCCCAGCAGCGCCATGCCATCCCCCCACCACTCAAG ACGGAGGAGGACTACATCCCCTACCCCAGTGTGCATGAG GTGCTGGGCCGGGAGGGGCCGTTCCCCCTCATCCTCCTGCCACAGTTCGGGGGTTACTGGATCGAGGGCACCAACCACCAGCTGAGCGGGGCCCCTGACTCGCCCCCCACCCCGGTACCCGGCGCCCGGGCAAAGCTGGAGGGCAACCACACAGCCAAGATCTACCGCAAGCACTTCCTGGGCAAG GAGCACTTCAACTACTACTCCCTGGACCCGGCGCTGGGACACCTCGTCTTCTCCCTCAAGTACGACGAGCAGGAGCACCTCCACCTGCTGCTGCG CACCCGTGCCCGCACCCTGCACGATGTGGTGCCCATCTCCTGCCTGGCCGAGTTCCCCAACGTGGTGCAGATGGCCAAG CTGGTGTGCGAGGACATCAACGTGGATCGCTTCTACCCCGTGCTCTACCCCAAG GCATCCCGCCTCATCCTCGCCTTTGATGAGCACGTGCTCAGCAACCACTTCAAATTTGGGGTCATCTACCAAAAACTGGGGCAG ACCTCTGAGGAGGAGCTTTTCGGCACCACGGAGGAGAGCCCGGCCTTCACCGAATTCCTCGACGTTCTGGGTCAGCGGGTGCAGCTGCGGGACTTCAAGGG GTTCCGAGGGGGGCTGGATGTGACCCACGGGCAGACAGGCAGCGAGTCAGTCTACTGCCACTTCCGTGACAAGGAGATCATGTTCCACGTCTCCACCAAACTGCCCTACACCGAGGGGGACGCCCAGCAG CTGCAGCGGAAGCGTCACATTGGCAACGACATCGTGGCCATCGTCTTCCAGGACGAGAACACACCGTTTGTCCCCGACATGATCGCCTCCAACTTCCTCCACGCCTTTGTGgtggtgcagctggagcaggggggcACCCAGGGCACCCTCTACAAG GTCTCTGTCACCGCCCGTGACGACGTCCCCTTCTTCGGCCCGCCGCTGCCCGACCCCGCCGTCTTCAGGAAG GGCCCCGAGTTCCAGGAGTTCCTGCTGACGAAGCTCATCAACGCCGAGTACGCCTGTTACCGCGCCGAGAAGTTCGCCAAGCTGGAG GAGCGGAcgcgggcggcgctgctggAGACGCTGCACGAGGAGCTGCAGGCGCGCAGCCAGGCCATGCTGGGACTCGGCCCCGACGACGAACGCCCCGACAACGGCGGCGCCGCCCCGGGCTTCTTCGAGTCCTTCAAG TCGCTGCTGGTGCCCGGGAGCCGCCGGGGACGCCGTGGCAGCGCCATCGGGCTGGGCTCGGTGGAAGAGGTGGGTACCTCGCTGTCCCCCCTCGGTGTCCCCCCGGTCCCTGGTGTTCCCCCGGTTAACGGCGCCCCGCAGGCGCTGCTGGTGCCCGGGAAGAGCCCGTCGCGGCGGCGGCCCGGCCCCCTCGGCTCCCGCCGCTCCAGCGCCATCGGCATCGAGAGCATCCAGGAGGCACCGGCCGGCAG GGACGGTCCCGCAGCCCCCGACGGCTCCAGCTCCACACACAGTTCCCCCGAGAGCCGCCGGAACCCCGACAG GGCCGAGAAGCCGGAGCCGCCGGATttctcccgctcctcctccagCGCCAGCAGCTTCGGCAGCGCCGCAGAGGAGCCCGGCGAGCCGGGACGG GAGAGCCGCTCGCCCTCGGGGAGCCACCGCGACGCCTTCACTGACACCCCCTGGCCGGATGACCCCCCCGGGACACCCCCAG GCTGCCGCCCGCCTGACCCCTTCTGCCCCGAGATCaaaatccagctggagcagccccccCATAACCCG GGCTCATAG